A stretch of Bradyrhizobium sp. AZCC 2262 DNA encodes these proteins:
- a CDS encoding ABC transporter substrate-binding protein, producing the protein MNSITRRSAVAGIGAVALTLARSRKALAAKNYDIGVTDTEIKLGTTSPYSGPASAYGVYGQAQTAYFEMINDRGGINGRKVNLISLDNAFSPPKAVEQTRKLVESDEVFAIAGFLGTPPNAAVSKYLNGKGVPSLFLTSGAVRFNDPKGFPWIVPFYPSYIAQGAVFGRYLLKAKPNAKIAVQYVNDDLGKDYLRGLKLGLGDRASQMIAKEISHEMTEPTIESQVVELKLSGADVFVQLSASKFAAQAIRKVASLGWQPTFIINSNSSSVGATLVPAGLENAKGLITARWEKNVTDPAEADDAGVKEYRAIAQKYMPRLNLDDATAIPGYNNASAIAHVLKLCGDDLTRANLLHQATNLKGYTPPLILNGVKIYNSPDNYDAFHNMQLAQFDGKQWVGMGEMISLEDLKIVSD; encoded by the coding sequence ATGAACTCAATCACCCGTCGTTCTGCCGTGGCAGGTATCGGCGCCGTTGCGCTGACATTGGCCCGCTCCAGGAAAGCCCTCGCCGCAAAGAATTACGATATTGGCGTCACGGACACCGAGATCAAGTTGGGCACCACGTCGCCTTACAGCGGCCCGGCATCTGCCTACGGGGTTTATGGACAGGCCCAAACGGCCTATTTCGAAATGATCAATGACCGCGGCGGGATCAACGGCCGCAAGGTAAACCTCATATCGCTCGACAACGCATTCAGCCCGCCGAAGGCGGTTGAACAAACACGCAAGCTCGTCGAGTCCGATGAGGTGTTTGCCATCGCCGGCTTTCTGGGGACACCGCCGAACGCCGCAGTGTCCAAGTACCTCAACGGCAAGGGTGTGCCGAGCCTCTTTCTCACGTCCGGGGCCGTTAGATTCAATGATCCAAAGGGCTTCCCCTGGATCGTCCCGTTCTATCCCTCGTACATCGCGCAAGGGGCCGTATTTGGCCGGTATCTGCTCAAGGCGAAGCCGAATGCAAAGATCGCGGTTCAGTATGTCAACGACGATCTTGGCAAGGACTATCTTCGTGGACTGAAGCTGGGGCTTGGCGATCGGGCTTCGCAGATGATCGCCAAGGAAATCAGCCATGAGATGACCGAGCCGACGATCGAGAGCCAGGTCGTCGAACTCAAGCTGAGCGGCGCGGATGTCTTTGTTCAACTGAGCGCATCGAAATTTGCGGCGCAAGCCATCCGCAAGGTTGCGAGCCTTGGCTGGCAACCGACCTTCATCATCAACTCGAACTCTAGTTCGGTTGGAGCGACGCTGGTGCCCGCCGGACTCGAAAATGCCAAGGGCCTTATCACCGCGCGCTGGGAAAAGAATGTCACTGATCCGGCGGAAGCAGATGATGCAGGCGTAAAGGAATACAGGGCGATCGCGCAAAAATACATGCCGCGCCTCAACCTGGATGATGCGACGGCGATCCCCGGCTACAACAACGCTTCGGCGATCGCGCATGTCTTGAAGCTGTGCGGCGACGATCTCACCCGGGCGAACTTGCTCCATCAAGCGACCAACCTGAAGGGCTACACGCCGCCGCTTATCTTGAACGGCGTGAAGATCTACAACTCGCCAGACAATTACGATGCCTTCCACAACATGCAGCTTGCGCAGTTCGATGGCAAGCAATGGGTTGGCATGGGTGAGATGATTTCCCTCGAAGATCTGAAAATCGTCTCCGACTAG